The Hydrotalea sp. genomic interval CGACAGGGTTGCGGCTATCGGCGGAAAATCAAACTCAACATCGGTCATTTATGTTTTATTCTTTATCGGCGGCGAAATCTTTTTTGCCAATGATGTTTTTATCGCTGTCGGGCGACAACACCAATTGTTCGATTTTTAATTTGGCATTTTGCAATTCGGCCACGCATTTTTTATGGAGCATCATGGCGCGTTCGTAATATTTTACCGATTCGGCCAAGGATACCTCGCCCTGCTCCATCGCCGAAATAATTTTTTCTAACTCGCTCAGGGCTTCCTCGAACGAAAAAGATTCCGCCACGCCCTTATCATTGCCCTTGTCATTGCCCTTATCACGCGTCATCTTCTTTTATCACCTCCAAATGCAATTCT includes:
- the xseB gene encoding exodeoxyribonuclease VII small subunit codes for the protein MTRDKGNDKGNDKGVAESFSFEEALSELEKIISAMEQGEVSLAESVKYYERAMMLHKKCVAELQNAKLKIEQLVLSPDSDKNIIGKKDFAADKE